In one window of Synechococcus sp. M16CYN DNA:
- the sufC gene encoding Fe-S cluster assembly ATPase SufC: protein MICPDAELLLDINDLHVSVEDQPILKGVNLQVRAGEIHAVMGRNGSGKSTLSKVLAGHPAYRATSGSVRYRGEDLFEQEAEERARLGLFLGFQYPVEIPGVSNLEFLRVATNARRGKRGLEELDTFDFEDHVRERLKIVQMDPAFLERSVNEGFSGGEKKRNEILQMALLEPVVAVLDETDSGLDIDALRIVANGVNQLATAENATLLITHYQRLLDEITPDYVHVMASGCILRTGGRELALELEQTGYDWVDKELAAQGAI from the coding sequence GTGATCTGCCCCGACGCTGAGCTTCTTCTTGACATCAATGATCTACACGTTTCTGTAGAGGATCAGCCCATTTTAAAAGGTGTGAATCTTCAGGTGCGAGCTGGCGAAATCCACGCCGTCATGGGACGTAATGGCAGCGGAAAGAGCACCTTGTCTAAGGTGCTGGCAGGGCACCCAGCTTACCGCGCTACCTCCGGTTCCGTGCGCTATCGCGGTGAGGACTTATTTGAGCAAGAAGCGGAGGAGCGGGCGCGGCTTGGTCTTTTCTTAGGTTTTCAGTATCCGGTAGAAATTCCCGGTGTGAGTAATTTGGAATTTTTGCGAGTCGCCACTAACGCACGTCGTGGCAAGCGGGGACTTGAAGAGTTGGATACCTTTGATTTCGAAGATCACGTTCGCGAACGTCTCAAGATTGTTCAAATGGATCCGGCATTCCTGGAGCGCAGTGTCAATGAGGGTTTCTCAGGTGGAGAAAAGAAACGCAATGAGATTTTGCAGATGGCCTTGCTTGAACCTGTGGTTGCGGTTCTCGACGAGACCGATTCTGGTCTAGACATAGACGCACTGCGCATCGTAGCCAACGGTGTGAATCAGTTAGCTACCGCTGAGAATGCAACCCTTTTAATTACACACTATCAACGCCTTCTTGATGAGATCACTCCGGACTATGTCCACGTAATGGCTTCAGGTTGCATTCTTCGTACTGGCGGCCGAGAGTTGGCGCTGGAATTAGAGCAAACCGGCTACGACTGGGTAGATAAGGAGCTTGCTGCGCAAGGAGCTATCTAA
- the sufD gene encoding Fe-S cluster assembly protein SufD — translation MALSSIQSVLTPVRQKGREALNRLGLPTRHQEAWRLTDLRRLEGVSQLPISTVSSKSPDTPPVVDGTLRLVLDGISDPLEGVNLPEELTVLKPHELEQMLGHTLCRCGYSDDWLTEFNRASTHQILALRVRGNVPPLELIITTTSGLTATRVVILVEEEAEVDLLQVFIGKDRAAHSHILEVHLGQEARLNHGLVACADGIASLLTQLAVEQEPHSQYRFTSVMQGWFLGRLESRVVQVGGQATTNLKGLAVADGEQQLAVHTAVRFEGPEGELDQLQKCLAAGRSHTIFSGAIAVPRQAQHTNAAQLSRNLLLSERARVDTKPELEILADDVRCIHGATVSQLQEDELFYLKSRGISASEAAVLLLRGACQEVVDTLPVHARVWQPLERVLKGLIS, via the coding sequence ATGGCTCTATCGAGCATTCAAAGCGTTCTAACACCAGTCCGGCAAAAAGGTAGAGAGGCATTAAATCGACTTGGTTTGCCAACGCGTCATCAAGAAGCTTGGCGTTTGACTGATTTACGTCGACTTGAGGGTGTTAGCCAATTGCCGATCAGTACGGTTTCTAGCAAGTCACCGGATACACCGCCAGTAGTGGACGGTACGTTGAGGCTTGTACTAGATGGCATTAGCGACCCCTTAGAAGGCGTGAACTTGCCGGAAGAACTCACCGTGCTGAAGCCCCACGAACTGGAGCAGATGCTCGGCCACACGTTATGCCGCTGTGGTTACAGCGACGACTGGTTGACTGAGTTTAACCGTGCTTCGACTCATCAGATTCTGGCTTTGCGGGTGCGAGGCAACGTGCCGCCATTAGAGCTAATCATTACTACTACATCTGGCCTTACTGCAACTCGAGTGGTGATCTTGGTGGAGGAGGAAGCAGAAGTCGACTTGTTGCAAGTCTTCATTGGGAAAGACCGAGCAGCTCATAGCCATATTTTAGAGGTGCATCTTGGACAGGAAGCACGGCTAAACCACGGGTTGGTGGCCTGTGCCGATGGTATTGCATCGTTGCTGACCCAGTTGGCTGTAGAGCAGGAGCCGCATAGCCAGTACAGATTTACCTCTGTGATGCAAGGTTGGTTTTTGGGTAGACTGGAATCCCGGGTAGTTCAGGTCGGCGGACAAGCAACAACCAATTTGAAAGGCTTAGCTGTTGCCGATGGTGAGCAACAGTTGGCGGTCCATACGGCGGTACGTTTCGAGGGTCCAGAGGGAGAACTTGATCAATTGCAGAAGTGTTTAGCTGCAGGACGATCCCACACCATATTTAGTGGCGCGATCGCTGTGCCGCGCCAAGCTCAACACACCAACGCAGCTCAACTCAGTCGCAATCTCTTGTTGTCAGAGCGGGCACGAGTCGACACCAAACCAGAGTTGGAGATTTTGGCAGACGATGTTCGTTGTATTCATGGCGCCACTGTTTCTCAATTGCAGGAGGACGAACTCTTTTATTTGAAGAGCCGTGGCATTAGCGCATCGGAGGCAGCAGTGTTATTGCTGAGAGGAGCATGTCAGGAGGTGGTGGATACGCTCCCGGTTCATGCCCGGGTTTGGCAACCATTGGAACGAGTATTGAAGGGATTGATTTCATGA
- the sufB gene encoding Fe-S cluster assembly protein SufB encodes MTSTSTRDLVSQPYKYGFVTEIETDKIDKGLNDEVVRLISSKKDEPDFLLNFRLKAFRHWLTLEEPNWAALGYDAVDYQDIVYYAAPKQREKKAHLNEVDPKLLETFDKLGIPISEQKRLSNVAVDAVFDSVSVATTYKEKLAEYGVVFCSFTEAVKKHPELIERYLGSVVASNDNYFAALNSAVFSDGSFVFVPKGVKCPMELSTYFRINSGDTGQFERTLIVAEESASVSYLEGCTAPMFDTNQLHAAVVELVVLDDASIKYSTVQNWYAGDENGVGGIFNFVTKRGQCRGARSRISWTQVETGSAITWKYPSCVLQGADSVGEFYSVALTNNRQQADTGTKMIHVGPRTRSTIVSKGISAGNSSNSYRGLVQMGTAAKGARNYSQCDSMLIGNQAAANTYPYIRSQQPQAAIEHEASTCRISEDQLFYLQSRGIDFEEAVSMMVSGFCRDVFNQLPMEFAAEADKLLALKLEGSVG; translated from the coding sequence ATGACCAGCACCTCCACTCGGGATCTCGTCAGCCAGCCGTACAAGTACGGCTTTGTGACTGAGATCGAGACTGATAAGATCGACAAGGGTCTGAATGACGAGGTCGTCCGACTTATCTCTTCGAAGAAGGACGAGCCAGATTTTCTGCTCAACTTCCGGCTCAAAGCCTTTCGCCACTGGCTCACATTGGAAGAGCCCAACTGGGCTGCCTTGGGCTACGATGCAGTCGATTATCAAGACATCGTCTACTACGCTGCCCCAAAGCAGCGAGAAAAAAAAGCGCACCTCAACGAGGTTGACCCAAAGCTACTTGAAACTTTTGATAAGCTGGGTATCCCTATTAGTGAGCAAAAGCGCCTCAGCAACGTCGCCGTTGACGCGGTGTTCGACAGCGTTTCAGTTGCTACTACTTACAAAGAAAAGCTGGCTGAGTACGGGGTAGTATTCTGCTCTTTCACAGAAGCGGTTAAAAAACATCCAGAGCTCATTGAACGTTACTTAGGTTCGGTAGTGGCTAGTAATGATAACTATTTCGCTGCTCTCAATTCTGCTGTGTTTAGCGACGGCTCCTTTGTGTTCGTTCCGAAAGGAGTAAAGTGCCCTATGGAGCTCTCGACTTATTTTCGGATCAATTCTGGTGACACAGGTCAGTTTGAACGCACTCTGATCGTTGCCGAGGAGAGTGCTTCGGTGAGTTATCTCGAGGGGTGTACAGCACCGATGTTCGACACTAACCAACTACATGCTGCCGTTGTGGAGCTGGTGGTTCTGGATGATGCCTCCATTAAATACTCCACTGTTCAGAACTGGTACGCTGGCGACGAGAATGGTGTTGGCGGCATCTTCAATTTTGTCACCAAGCGTGGTCAATGCCGAGGTGCTCGTAGTCGCATTAGCTGGACTCAAGTGGAGACTGGCTCGGCAATCACCTGGAAGTACCCTAGCTGTGTTTTACAAGGCGCTGACTCCGTAGGTGAGTTCTATTCTGTAGCTCTCACGAACAATCGTCAGCAGGCGGATACAGGTACGAAAATGATTCATGTTGGCCCTCGCACACGTTCTACGATCGTGAGCAAGGGTATCAGTGCTGGTAATTCCAGCAACAGCTACCGTGGCCTTGTGCAGATGGGTACTGCAGCTAAAGGTGCTCGGAATTACAGCCAGTGCGATTCTATGTTGATCGGTAATCAAGCCGCAGCTAACACTTACCCTTATATCCGTTCGCAGCAACCTCAGGCTGCTATTGAACACGAAGCCAGTACTTGCCGAATCTCTGAGGACCAACTCTTCTATCTGCAAAGTCGTGGTATCGATTTTGAGGAGGCGGTTTCAATGATGGTGAGCGGCTTTTGCCGAGACGTGTTTAACCAGCTGCCGATGGAATTTGCGGCGGAAGCCGACAAGCTGCTGGCTCTCAAGCTTGAAGGGTCCGTGGGTTGA
- a CDS encoding chlorophyll a/b-binding protein: MTSETTNTVRTTQSQTRSATTTEVPTFGWSAYAERVNGRFAMIGFVAILIIEVTSGETFLRWAGLLP; encoded by the coding sequence ATGACTTCCGAGACCACTAACACTGTTAGAACCACCCAAAGCCAAACGAGATCTGCGACTACAACCGAAGTCCCAACGTTTGGTTGGAGTGCCTACGCCGAGAGAGTGAACGGGCGCTTTGCCATGATTGGCTTTGTAGCCATATTGATCATTGAAGTAACGAGTGGTGAGACTTTTTTGCGTTGGGCGGGCCTATTACCTTGA
- a CDS encoding ferredoxin-thioredoxin reductase catalytic domain-containing protein yields the protein MSDATPEPTAESLGIIRKFAQAYAQRTGTYFCSESSVTAVVLKGLARHKDQLGSALCPCRHYEDKEAEVSQAFWNCPCVPMRERKECHCMLFLTEDNPFACPQKTQTITTEMIEAAAG from the coding sequence ATGTCTGACGCCACTCCCGAGCCGACCGCTGAAAGTCTGGGAATCATCCGCAAATTCGCGCAAGCTTACGCTCAGCGCACAGGCACGTACTTCTGCTCTGAGTCCAGCGTGACCGCTGTCGTCCTTAAGGGTCTTGCACGTCACAAGGATCAACTTGGCAGTGCTCTTTGCCCTTGCCGTCATTACGAAGACAAGGAGGCAGAAGTGTCTCAAGCGTTTTGGAATTGCCCTTGTGTTCCCATGCGTGAGCGTAAGGAGTGTCATTGCATGCTGTTCCTTACTGAAGACAACCCTTTCGCTTGTCCACAAAAGACGCAGACTATCACTACGGAAATGATCGAAGCCGCCGCAGGCTGA
- a CDS encoding DUF3747 domain-containing protein, with the protein MVARFLPAAAGFSFSVLSTVPVLAQGSLFTAIPVEESNFVLVAAPIGRSARSQLNIYEQRVNKRPCFSVSRSTPAMVSPLLSGFDFTGICNRYTDSNGYSLRLGEDDMGTNYRFTVVKTGGDLELLAIPTLNPSKPIFTVARSGGIASGFVQLKLQPGWKLMRRAYGEKALGHLYIYQDITRTN; encoded by the coding sequence ATGGTTGCCCGTTTCTTGCCAGCTGCTGCCGGATTTTCTTTTTCTGTGTTAAGCACTGTGCCAGTTTTAGCTCAGGGCTCTCTGTTTACAGCTATTCCCGTTGAAGAATCCAACTTCGTATTAGTTGCTGCTCCGATCGGCCGGAGCGCAAGGTCGCAGCTGAACATTTACGAGCAGCGAGTTAACAAACGTCCGTGTTTCTCAGTCAGCAGATCTACACCGGCAATGGTAAGTCCTCTTCTCTCTGGCTTCGATTTCACAGGCATCTGTAATCGCTACACTGATAGCAACGGTTATTCTCTGCGTCTTGGCGAAGACGATATGGGTACTAACTATCGTTTTACCGTGGTAAAAACCGGCGGCGACTTAGAGCTGTTAGCTATTCCGACGCTTAATCCCTCTAAACCGATATTTACAGTTGCTCGTTCGGGTGGAATAGCTAGTGGTTTTGTTCAGCTTAAACTTCAGCCAGGATGGAAATTGATGCGACGTGCTTATGGTGAGAAAGCTCTTGGTCATCTCTATATTTATCAGGATATTACTCGAACAAATTGA
- a CDS encoding phycobiliprotein lyase has translation MTLEIPNALSFFRLSCGRWKSQRSQHHLLHRRAEAGSSFIVVEELSKSDERLAEIAKCNGEAVSRLIGGCRVRWSGSMAWDRVGESHQDQTMFGLIPTDDAGRHGLLLRDRGYAEKTPVAGQFHMDDENGLILATNYEMMSSLERFWFAGPNLRLRTSTVQGLSNNASFCMETRQLDKGFEAPIPPSSSASSLAPFGW, from the coding sequence ATGACTCTTGAGATCCCCAATGCTCTCAGTTTCTTCCGTCTTAGTTGCGGTCGTTGGAAATCCCAACGCAGCCAGCATCACTTGCTTCATCGCCGGGCTGAAGCCGGCTCATCTTTTATTGTTGTCGAGGAGCTATCGAAAAGCGATGAACGGCTTGCTGAAATCGCTAAATGCAATGGTGAAGCGGTCAGCCGACTCATCGGCGGTTGCCGGGTCCGCTGGAGCGGATCTATGGCTTGGGATCGCGTCGGTGAATCTCATCAAGACCAGACCATGTTTGGCTTGATCCCTACTGACGACGCCGGACGCCACGGCCTATTGCTGCGGGATCGGGGTTACGCCGAAAAAACCCCAGTCGCTGGCCAGTTCCACATGGATGATGAAAACGGTCTCATCCTTGCCACAAATTACGAAATGATGAGCTCTCTAGAGCGCTTTTGGTTTGCTGGACCAAACCTGCGTTTACGCACAAGCACTGTTCAAGGGCTCTCCAACAACGCATCTTTCTGCATGGAAACCCGCCAGCTGGACAAAGGTTTTGAAGCCCCCATTCCTCCATCATCAAGTGCAAGTTCACTTGCGCCATTTGGCTGGTGA
- a CDS encoding histidine triad nucleotide-binding protein, translated as MADDTIFRKILHGEIPCDKVYSDEFCLAFRDIAPQAPIHVLVIPRRPIESLRSAVESDQTLLGHLLLVAARVARQEGLNDWRTVINSGTGAGQTVFHLHVHVIGGRPLAWPPG; from the coding sequence ATGGCGGACGACACGATCTTCAGAAAAATTCTTCACGGCGAGATTCCTTGCGACAAGGTGTATAGCGATGAGTTTTGTCTAGCGTTTCGAGATATTGCTCCTCAAGCGCCTATTCATGTTCTGGTGATTCCCCGCCGACCAATTGAGAGTTTACGATCGGCGGTGGAGAGCGATCAGACCCTTCTTGGGCACCTGTTATTAGTGGCGGCTCGTGTGGCTCGACAAGAAGGCTTGAACGATTGGCGCACAGTAATTAACAGTGGTACTGGGGCTGGACAAACGGTGTTTCACCTCCACGTTCATGTAATCGGTGGTCGTCCCCTAGCCTGGCCCCCTGGTTGA
- a CDS encoding SufS family cysteine desulfurase, translating into MTKPGTAEVRSNADISDLSARYRADFPIFGQKSPSGRPLIYLDHAATSQKPRQVLEAMQHYYSCNNANVHRGAHQLSARATESFEAARSTAAKFIGANSPREIVFTRNASEAINLVARSWGDANLCVGDEVLLTLMEHHSNLVPWQLLARRTGCVLRHVGITKEGRFDLEDFQAKLNKRTRLVSLAHISNTLGCCNPLEAVIPAAHGIGALVLVDACQSLAHQGINVAAMEADFLVGSSHKLCGPTGIGFLWAREALLEEMPPFLGGGEMIQDVFLDHSNWAALPHKFEAGTPAIGEAVGMSAALHYLQVIGLESIRAWEARLTLQLFSQLQEIEGLRILGPTPEQQPGRGALATFLVDGVHADDIAVIMDTSGICIRSGHHCCQPLHRYYGVTASARASLSFTNTSEEINNFSDELASTVAFLRKHG; encoded by the coding sequence ATGACCAAGCCTGGCACCGCCGAGGTGCGATCCAATGCTGATATCAGCGATTTATCAGCACGGTACCGTGCTGATTTTCCGATTTTTGGTCAGAAATCTCCTAGTGGTCGCCCTTTGATTTATTTAGACCACGCTGCTACTAGTCAGAAACCGCGGCAAGTGCTTGAGGCTATGCAGCATTACTACAGCTGTAACAACGCCAATGTGCATCGGGGAGCTCATCAGCTCAGTGCTCGCGCGACTGAATCGTTTGAGGCAGCCCGCAGCACTGCAGCTAAATTTATTGGTGCGAATAGTCCTCGCGAGATCGTCTTTACCCGCAATGCCAGCGAGGCGATCAACCTTGTGGCGCGTAGTTGGGGTGACGCCAATCTTTGTGTAGGAGATGAAGTATTGCTTACATTGATGGAGCATCACAGCAACCTGGTACCCTGGCAGCTTCTGGCTCGGCGTACCGGCTGTGTATTAAGGCACGTCGGCATCACTAAAGAGGGTCGCTTTGATTTGGAGGATTTCCAGGCGAAACTGAATAAACGTACACGCTTGGTTAGCCTAGCGCACATCAGTAATACTTTGGGTTGCTGCAATCCGCTTGAGGCTGTCATCCCAGCTGCCCATGGTATCGGTGCCTTGGTGTTGGTTGATGCATGCCAGAGTCTGGCGCATCAAGGGATCAATGTAGCCGCAATGGAAGCCGACTTTCTGGTGGGTTCCTCTCATAAGCTATGCGGTCCGACCGGGATTGGGTTCCTTTGGGCACGCGAAGCGCTTCTTGAGGAAATGCCACCATTCCTTGGAGGTGGTGAGATGATTCAGGACGTTTTTTTAGATCACAGCAACTGGGCAGCACTACCTCACAAATTTGAGGCTGGCACCCCTGCTATCGGTGAAGCTGTAGGAATGAGCGCAGCGCTTCACTATTTGCAAGTCATCGGTTTAGAATCGATTCGAGCATGGGAAGCTCGGCTTACCCTCCAGCTATTTTCTCAGTTGCAAGAGATCGAAGGCCTCCGTATTTTGGGCCCAACGCCTGAGCAACAGCCTGGACGTGGTGCCCTAGCCACGTTTCTTGTGGACGGCGTGCATGCTGACGACATCGCTGTAATAATGGATACATCTGGCATTTGCATTCGTAGTGGCCATCATTGCTGCCAGCCGCTTCATCGTTACTACGGGGTAACAGCTTCAGCTCGCGCCAGCTTAAGTTTCACAAACACCTCCGAAGAGATTAACAATTTCAGCGACGAGCTTGCTTCTACGGTGGCTTTCCTGCGGAAGCACGGCTAG
- the def gene encoding peptide deformylase, whose amino-acid sequence MSVSFAQLARRADKTMEAVLVPKTVLDIPPLEIHTLGAAVLRQPAQRIGKVNNQIQELARDMLRSMYAAKGIGLAAPQVAVHQQLLVIDLDLENAATPPLVLINPEITSASADLNAYEEGCLSIPGVYLNVVRPTAIELSYRDDMGRPRKMKADGLMARCIQHEIDHLNGVLFVDRVTDEVCLRKELKEHGFQTQYVQSIS is encoded by the coding sequence TTGTCGGTAAGCTTCGCGCAGTTGGCTAGAAGGGCTGATAAGACCATGGAGGCAGTGCTGGTACCGAAAACTGTGCTGGATATTCCTCCACTGGAGATTCACACCCTTGGTGCCGCAGTGCTTCGTCAGCCAGCCCAGCGCATTGGCAAGGTGAACAACCAGATCCAGGAACTGGCACGAGACATGCTACGCAGTATGTATGCCGCGAAGGGTATTGGTTTGGCTGCCCCCCAGGTGGCGGTTCATCAGCAGTTGTTAGTGATTGATCTTGATCTGGAAAACGCTGCCACGCCACCTTTAGTGTTGATTAATCCGGAGATCACCTCTGCTAGTGCTGATCTCAATGCTTATGAGGAGGGTTGTCTCAGCATTCCCGGTGTATATCTCAATGTGGTGAGGCCCACAGCTATTGAGCTGAGTTATCGCGATGACATGGGAAGGCCAAGAAAGATGAAAGCAGATGGCTTAATGGCTCGTTGCATTCAACATGAAATAGACCATCTCAATGGTGTGCTTTTTGTAGATCGCGTAACTGATGAAGTTTGCCTTCGGAAAGAATTGAAAGAGCATGGCTTTCAAACTCAGTACGTCCAAAGCATTTCTTGA
- a CDS encoding ABC transporter ATP-binding protein/permease, which yields MTTSSRRPFRDFGLQLGRLQRLAQPYFLPVEENRSWQFLLLVVALLMVVIGVTLLLLTAIVGISGALSPSLQERFLPGVPERVDAIWDGWIGPLVSALGLMGGGCFVVFRSKLRQGHWLPWLLLGVIALLILVINGINVGISFIARNIENALVGYDESSFWKIVAIYAFCLVLALPIRAIQSYLIPKVGLMWRQWLSSRLLNRYLANRAYYVLNPNDENASDIDNPDQRISDDTRSFTITSLSVIVEVISALLTFLSFIIVLWTINSRLALFLLVYSVIGTSLIIFASRKLVVLNYQQLKLEADFRYGLVHIRDNAESIAFYGGEGQESKEANRRLNGAIKNYNNLIVWEALISVIQRSYDYFSRFLPWLVIAPIYFAKEVDFGVFGQASIAFSQVLFSVSYIVNNIDRLAAFSASISRLESFQGRVDEISADGEGLSNTIDIAPQTVKNNCLLLKHVNLVPPYSERVLIRDLSLSLEPHQSLLVVGHSGCGKTSFLRLVSGLWPVQSGGEIQRPSAGDLLFIPQKPYMLLGSLREQLAYPLQSDRFAEDQFLAVLAEVRLPDLLNRYPNLDVKQDWPRLLSLGEQQRLAFARLLLNAPQMVVLDEATSALDVATERHLYNLLCRREMSFISVGHRPTLTEFHDTVLELDGHGGWRLLPAADYKFDRF from the coding sequence ATGACAACATCTTCAAGGCGTCCGTTTCGAGATTTCGGTTTACAGCTAGGCCGGTTACAACGCCTCGCGCAACCGTATTTTCTCCCAGTTGAGGAGAATCGCTCCTGGCAGTTTTTGCTGCTAGTGGTGGCTCTATTAATGGTTGTCATCGGTGTTACTTTGCTGTTGCTAACGGCAATAGTCGGAATCAGTGGAGCTCTAAGTCCAAGCCTTCAAGAACGTTTTCTGCCAGGGGTTCCTGAGCGCGTCGATGCCATTTGGGATGGCTGGATTGGTCCTTTGGTCAGCGCGCTTGGCTTGATGGGTGGAGGCTGTTTTGTAGTTTTTCGTAGCAAACTTCGTCAGGGTCATTGGCTACCTTGGTTGCTTCTTGGCGTGATTGCTCTACTAATCCTTGTGATTAATGGAATCAATGTAGGTATTAGTTTTATTGCCCGAAATATTGAAAATGCCCTGGTTGGATATGACGAGAGCAGTTTTTGGAAAATTGTCGCGATTTACGCATTTTGTCTAGTTTTAGCTTTGCCAATCCGGGCTATCCAGAGTTATTTAATTCCTAAAGTCGGTTTAATGTGGCGTCAATGGCTTAGTTCACGCCTGCTTAACCGCTATCTTGCTAATCGCGCCTACTATGTTCTCAATCCAAATGATGAGAATGCTTCTGATATTGATAATCCTGATCAGCGAATTTCAGATGATACAAGGAGTTTTACGATCACTAGTTTGAGTGTTATTGTAGAAGTAATTTCTGCTTTACTAACCTTTCTAAGTTTCATTATTGTTCTTTGGACAATTAATAGTCGCCTTGCATTATTCCTTTTAGTTTATTCAGTAATAGGAACAAGTTTAATTATATTTGCGAGTCGAAAACTTGTTGTCCTAAATTACCAACAGCTGAAGCTTGAAGCAGACTTTCGCTATGGACTGGTTCATATTCGTGATAATGCTGAATCTATTGCTTTTTATGGCGGCGAAGGGCAAGAAAGTAAAGAAGCAAATCGTCGCCTCAATGGGGCAATTAAAAACTATAACAACTTGATAGTTTGGGAAGCTTTGATCAGCGTTATTCAGCGCTCTTATGATTATTTTTCGCGTTTCCTTCCTTGGTTAGTAATAGCTCCAATTTATTTTGCAAAAGAGGTTGATTTCGGTGTTTTTGGTCAAGCAAGTATAGCATTCTCTCAGGTTTTATTTTCGGTCAGTTACATCGTCAATAACATCGATCGCTTAGCAGCATTCTCCGCTAGCATTTCTCGACTTGAAAGTTTTCAGGGCCGTGTGGATGAAATTAGTGCCGACGGTGAGGGTTTATCCAATACTATCGACATAGCCCCTCAAACTGTTAAGAATAACTGCCTCCTGTTGAAGCATGTAAATCTCGTACCCCCATACAGCGAGAGGGTGCTGATTCGTGATCTTAGCCTTAGCCTCGAACCACACCAAAGTCTTTTGGTGGTAGGTCACTCTGGATGCGGAAAGACTTCTTTCTTACGTTTAGTGAGTGGTCTTTGGCCAGTCCAGTCTGGTGGTGAAATCCAGAGACCTTCAGCTGGCGATTTGTTATTTATTCCCCAAAAGCCGTACATGCTTCTGGGTTCATTGCGTGAGCAGTTAGCCTACCCGCTGCAGTCCGATCGGTTCGCGGAAGATCAATTTCTAGCTGTTTTAGCTGAAGTACGTCTCCCTGATTTGCTGAATCGCTATCCCAATCTGGATGTGAAGCAGGATTGGCCGCGCTTATTGTCCCTTGGAGAACAACAAAGACTAGCTTTTGCTCGTCTGCTTTTAAATGCCCCACAAATGGTGGTCCTAGATGAAGCCACTAGCGCTTTAGACGTGGCGACGGAACGCCATCTTTATAATTTACTTTGTCGTCGTGAGATGTCATTTATCAGCGTTGGTCATCGCCCCACTTTGACCGAATTTCACGACACGGTCTTAGAGCTGGATGGACATGGAGGATGGCGTTTATTGCCTGCGGCAGACTATAAATTCGATCGCTTCTGA